A part of Paenibacillus sp. IHBB 10380 genomic DNA contains:
- a CDS encoding M1 family metallopeptidase, with amino-acid sequence MAPARTKIIVVIIVSLFLLSGTWWWTLLVNSPQLESAYAPNKGKPTNVATPPQKESVQQPTAQVLSKRLVEYHINVSLNPEEKLLKGTETLTWTHPGKNIVTELYFHLYPNAFSSKETTFMKESGGRLRGDTMPADGFGAMNLTDIKTVDGLSLMHRIQYVQPDDGNSKDYSLIRVRLPRPVKGGESITLNLNFEVKLPKIFARMGIADDFVMAGQWFPKISVYEPQGTRGRVTEGWNLHQYHGNSEFYADFGIYNVKIHVPKNYIVAATGFPTQTAKLKDNMKVYQFYADDVHDFAWSASPNFIVAEKPFSSPEVAGVRIKLYLDPAHEDMKERYFYAAEAALKYFSKWYGSYPYSTLSIVVPPEAGNGAGGMEYPTLVTAFGAKNDSPGYELERTVIHEIGHQYFYGMIANNEFEEAWLDEGFTSYVEDKLMEQEYGVIPNLAIQAAVISSPAPLNQEAWKYGSQEHYAQNAYYRGKLILKGIEQQVGTQTMGKIMKTYSIKYRFAHPTTLDFQKVVEQVTHTSWQSYFNQYVYGSQMTDFAINQITVQQKKSAQGPLYESVVTVDRQDGLYPNIPILFRFADGHSIHKVWKGNGDRIQFKLQYKSPLAWAMIDPEYTLVLENNHINNYMKVDNDHKIVSRLNISITKLLETWLGSLSW; translated from the coding sequence ATGGCTCCAGCCCGCACCAAAATAATTGTAGTTATTATTGTTTCCCTATTTCTCCTTAGTGGCACCTGGTGGTGGACCCTTCTCGTCAACTCGCCACAACTAGAGTCCGCGTATGCGCCCAATAAGGGCAAGCCTACAAATGTAGCTACGCCACCCCAAAAAGAAAGTGTACAGCAACCTACTGCACAAGTTCTTAGCAAACGTCTTGTGGAGTACCATATCAATGTTTCCCTTAATCCTGAGGAGAAGCTATTGAAAGGTACTGAGACACTCACTTGGACTCACCCTGGTAAAAACATTGTAACTGAGCTTTACTTTCACCTGTATCCTAATGCCTTCTCTTCTAAAGAAACTACCTTTATGAAAGAATCTGGTGGCAGGCTTAGAGGAGATACGATGCCAGCAGACGGATTCGGAGCTATGAATCTCACAGATATTAAAACGGTAGATGGTCTGTCGCTTATGCATCGTATTCAGTATGTACAACCGGACGATGGCAATAGCAAAGACTATAGTCTCATCAGAGTTCGTCTGCCAAGACCCGTCAAGGGTGGCGAGAGCATCACGCTCAATTTAAATTTCGAAGTAAAGCTGCCTAAAATATTCGCGCGTATGGGAATAGCGGATGACTTCGTTATGGCAGGACAATGGTTCCCTAAGATCAGCGTATATGAACCTCAAGGTACGCGTGGACGGGTTACGGAAGGTTGGAATCTTCATCAATACCACGGTAACTCTGAGTTCTACGCAGATTTTGGTATCTACAATGTAAAAATCCATGTACCCAAAAATTACATCGTCGCCGCTACTGGATTTCCAACCCAAACAGCTAAACTCAAAGATAACATGAAAGTTTATCAATTCTATGCTGATGATGTACATGATTTCGCTTGGTCAGCTTCGCCTAATTTCATTGTTGCTGAGAAACCTTTCTCCTCTCCAGAGGTTGCAGGTGTGCGTATTAAATTATACTTAGATCCTGCCCATGAGGATATGAAGGAGAGGTACTTCTATGCGGCTGAGGCTGCTCTGAAATATTTCAGTAAATGGTATGGGTCTTATCCATATTCAACCTTATCCATTGTAGTCCCACCTGAAGCCGGTAACGGAGCAGGAGGCATGGAATATCCAACACTAGTTACGGCCTTCGGGGCCAAGAATGACTCTCCTGGTTATGAATTGGAGCGAACAGTCATCCACGAAATTGGTCATCAATATTTCTATGGAATGATTGCAAACAACGAGTTCGAAGAAGCTTGGCTAGATGAAGGATTCACATCTTATGTGGAAGATAAACTCATGGAACAGGAGTATGGGGTCATTCCTAACCTTGCCATTCAAGCAGCCGTTATCTCTTCTCCCGCTCCACTCAACCAAGAGGCATGGAAATATGGATCTCAGGAGCACTATGCCCAGAATGCCTATTACCGCGGTAAGCTTATATTGAAAGGAATTGAGCAGCAAGTAGGGACTCAAACAATGGGCAAAATTATGAAGACATACAGTATAAAATACCGTTTCGCTCATCCTACAACGCTGGACTTCCAAAAAGTCGTGGAGCAGGTTACTCATACTTCATGGCAATCCTATTTCAATCAATACGTATATGGCAGCCAAATGACCGATTTCGCCATAAACCAGATTACTGTACAACAGAAAAAGAGCGCCCAGGGGCCCCTCTATGAATCCGTCGTCACCGTAGATCGACAAGATGGACTGTACCCCAATATACCCATCCTTTTTCGCTTTGCTGATGGTCACTCTATCCATAAAGTATGGAAAGGGAATGGCGATCGGATTCAGTTCAAGCTACAGTACAAATCTCCTCTGGCATGGGCGATGATAGATCCTGAATACACTCTTGTACTTGAGAATAACCATATCAACAATTATATGAAGGTAGATAACGATCACAAGATTGTATCCCGCTTAAATATAAGCATAACCAAGCTATTGGAAACATGGCTTGGAAGTCTGTCATGGTGA
- a CDS encoding YwhD family protein encodes MDNNEQTGKKQIALNIVSSKSKHTGFGAGSIDLNNVSPVIIDQGEAKVDVGAMHAKSKVEKGIKFSANREDVPNGRQVWVVWIAVDRTLEAQFYAGAMACEMWIDTEARRGWKILAEHVNKLDSALKRKISLDELSAQDKTALKDLLISRNEEWWNASPDELKKALEV; translated from the coding sequence ATGGATAATAACGAACAAACTGGCAAGAAACAAATTGCCCTTAATATTGTAAGCAGTAAAAGTAAGCACACTGGTTTTGGAGCAGGTTCTATTGATTTGAATAATGTATCGCCTGTTATTATTGATCAAGGAGAAGCTAAGGTTGATGTAGGAGCCATGCATGCCAAGAGTAAGGTAGAGAAGGGCATTAAATTCTCAGCCAATCGGGAAGATGTACCTAACGGTCGTCAGGTATGGGTAGTATGGATCGCGGTCGATCGTACGCTAGAAGCTCAATTCTATGCAGGAGCTATGGCATGTGAGATGTGGATTGATACGGAGGCGCGTCGCGGTTGGAAAATTCTTGCGGAGCATGTTAACAAATTAGACTCTGCCCTTAAGCGCAAAATCTCGCTAGATGAGTTAAGCGCACAGGATAAGACGGCTCTGAAAGATTTGTTAATCTCACGTAATGAGGAATGGTGGAACGCTTCACCTGACGAATTGAAGAAGGCGCTAGAAGTATAA
- a CDS encoding ATP-binding protein, which translates to MSIKTKLTLIMSSSVLVILLLNLTLNFYTTQENLRHDTETKMMMTSEQIAVTVKQSQYSSNYIEQKIEEVLYMASLMASYELDPDINNVTNEELVRLSQKLGVSHISLLVRDGNDIIISKSSDAPEIGQSTKDSGYWQKALFQLLNQQQVSIPEGHKRDHFWTAPFEYSSSSKELIDKWGYFYDGKRNYIIDPYIRSIEINDYTKVISPDEVLKEILHVNPQILEITGINPVTFGNENMLLDGYDRFNVKLYNRPIRFGTYTYSNLEQDKQAIAEVIRTKEKVIFEKDINGVKVLKSFVPITTNQDLYVISIVMDYAAISSVMKEQLMMNIWISFMLLCVVFLGSAILAGIITSPIQDMLKKVNEVSDGQFNTYLTVRGNDELGLLAKRINAMTHNIKYSTGKLKQMVEENRSVKEHLESVINQTADAIHMLDLGENVIQVNKAFEELYGWEKDEVIGIALCFVPDFLEEEEEERQKQILNGVQLPAIETIRLKKDGSRVEVSISTSPVRNEEGDIVSLISVSRDMTERNRMEELLRRSEKLTTVGQLAAGVAHEIRNPLTTLRGFMQLQQESMQLNPQHIDIMLSELDRINLIVSEFLILAKPQAVQFQEKDVRYILGDVVSLLDSQAHLFGIEFKYEFTDKLTMVHCEVNQLKQVFINVLKNAIEAMPQGGTITLYLFLSGVQHIGITIEDEGVGISEDMMPMLGEPFFSNKESGTGLGLMVSQRIIQAHKGMMEVKSELDKGTQITILLPSSYMYSSHSK; encoded by the coding sequence TTGTCTATCAAAACTAAATTAACCCTCATCATGTCCAGTTCAGTGCTGGTTATTTTGTTGTTGAATCTTACACTTAATTTCTATACTACACAAGAAAATTTAAGGCATGATACAGAGACAAAAATGATGATGACTTCAGAGCAGATTGCTGTTACAGTCAAACAAAGCCAGTATAGTTCTAATTATATTGAGCAAAAAATTGAAGAAGTCCTATATATGGCGTCACTTATGGCCTCTTATGAATTAGACCCAGATATAAATAACGTAACAAATGAGGAACTAGTCAGGCTTAGTCAGAAATTAGGTGTATCCCATATCTCTTTGTTGGTCAGGGATGGAAATGACATTATTATTTCCAAATCGTCAGATGCCCCGGAGATTGGACAATCAACTAAGGATTCGGGATACTGGCAGAAGGCATTATTTCAGCTGCTAAATCAACAGCAAGTAAGCATTCCTGAAGGTCATAAGCGAGATCATTTTTGGACCGCACCGTTTGAATATTCTTCATCTAGTAAAGAATTAATTGATAAGTGGGGGTATTTCTATGATGGTAAGCGTAACTATATCATAGACCCGTATATTAGAAGTATAGAGATTAATGATTATACTAAAGTTATAAGCCCAGATGAAGTCTTGAAGGAAATATTACATGTTAATCCACAAATTTTAGAGATTACTGGCATCAATCCTGTGACGTTCGGCAACGAGAATATGCTCCTTGACGGATATGATCGTTTTAATGTGAAGCTATATAACCGACCGATTCGTTTTGGTACATACACGTACAGCAATTTGGAACAGGATAAGCAGGCGATTGCTGAGGTTATTCGAACTAAGGAAAAAGTTATATTTGAGAAAGATATTAATGGTGTAAAAGTTCTCAAAAGTTTCGTACCTATTACAACAAATCAGGATCTTTATGTCATCAGTATAGTTATGGATTATGCTGCTATTTCCTCTGTTATGAAAGAACAATTAATGATGAATATTTGGATATCGTTCATGCTATTGTGTGTCGTCTTCTTGGGTAGTGCTATATTAGCGGGCATTATTACTAGTCCAATCCAAGACATGTTGAAGAAAGTGAATGAAGTAAGTGATGGACAATTTAATACTTACTTAACAGTAAGGGGTAACGACGAGTTAGGATTATTAGCGAAACGTATTAATGCAATGACTCATAATATTAAATATAGTACCGGAAAACTAAAGCAAATGGTCGAAGAGAACCGTTCGGTAAAGGAACATTTAGAATCAGTTATCAATCAGACTGCGGATGCCATTCATATGCTAGATCTTGGCGAGAACGTTATACAGGTAAATAAGGCCTTTGAAGAGCTATATGGGTGGGAAAAGGATGAAGTTATCGGGATTGCTTTGTGTTTTGTTCCTGATTTTTTGGAGGAAGAAGAAGAAGAGAGACAGAAGCAGATCCTTAATGGTGTACAGCTACCAGCAATAGAAACGATCCGTTTAAAGAAGGATGGTTCTAGAGTTGAGGTTAGCATTAGTACTTCGCCTGTACGAAATGAAGAGGGAGACATTGTTTCCCTGATTAGTGTGTCTAGGGATATGACGGAGCGTAATCGTATGGAGGAGCTTCTGAGACGTTCTGAGAAGCTGACAACCGTAGGCCAATTAGCTGCGGGTGTAGCTCATGAGATTAGAAATCCACTTACAACCTTGCGAGGATTCATGCAGCTTCAGCAAGAGAGTATGCAGCTTAATCCACAACATATTGATATTATGTTATCTGAACTAGATCGAATTAATCTCATCGTAAGTGAATTTTTAATTTTAGCTAAACCGCAGGCGGTCCAATTTCAAGAAAAAGATGTTCGGTACATCCTAGGAGATGTGGTATCCTTATTGGATAGCCAAGCTCATTTGTTCGGTATTGAATTCAAATATGAATTTACCGATAAATTGACTATGGTGCATTGTGAAGTTAACCAACTGAAACAAGTTTTTATTAATGTATTAAAGAATGCGATAGAGGCTATGCCACAAGGGGGTACGATTACCCTATATTTATTCTTGTCAGGAGTTCAGCATATAGGGATTACAATCGAGGATGAAGGAGTAGGCATTTCAGAGGATATGATGCCGATGCTCGGGGAGCCCTTCTTCTCTAATAAGGAAAGTGGAACAGGACTTGGCCTTATGGTAAGCCAGCGCATTATTCAAGCGCATAAGGGAATGATGGAAGTGAAGAGTGAACTAGATAAAGGAACTCAAATTACGATACTACTTCCCTCAAGCTATATGTACTCAAGTCATTCTAAATAA
- the motA gene encoding flagellar motor stator protein MotA has translation MEISTIIGLVLGLASILVGMVLKGSSLMSLLVPAAYIIILGGTAATLFIGFPMSELKRIPKLLKMIFVKPQLMDRKEMITLFMEWASITRREGLLALESKVEEIDDNFLRNGMRMIIDGNDQEFVRDVLMEDINATEDRHKVGALIFSQAGMYAPSLGVLGAVIGLISALSHMDNMDELAHAIGSAFIATVLGISVGYIICHPISNKLKRLSKNEVDLRLMMVEGLLSIQSGVSTIAISQKLSVFLTPTERLELNTDDKAGGSGEK, from the coding sequence ATGGAAATTTCAACAATTATTGGTTTAGTTCTTGGTCTCGCTTCAATTCTAGTAGGTATGGTCCTTAAAGGATCATCCCTTATGAGTTTACTTGTTCCAGCTGCATATATCATTATATTGGGCGGTACAGCAGCCACGCTGTTTATTGGGTTTCCTATGTCTGAACTCAAAAGAATCCCTAAATTGTTAAAAATGATTTTTGTAAAACCACAATTAATGGATAGAAAAGAAATGATTACTCTATTTATGGAATGGGCTTCCATTACACGTCGCGAGGGATTGCTTGCACTAGAATCTAAAGTAGAAGAAATTGATGATAATTTCTTACGTAATGGTATGCGTATGATCATCGATGGTAACGATCAAGAATTTGTGCGTGATGTACTGATGGAAGATATCAACGCAACAGAAGATCGTCACAAGGTCGGTGCGCTTATCTTTTCACAAGCGGGTATGTACGCTCCTTCTCTCGGGGTACTCGGAGCTGTAATTGGTCTAATCTCAGCTTTGTCTCACATGGACAATATGGATGAGTTAGCTCATGCTATTGGGTCTGCATTTATCGCTACAGTACTCGGGATTTCAGTAGGATATATCATATGCCACCCAATCTCTAACAAGCTTAAACGTCTATCTAAGAATGAGGTGGACCTCAGACTCATGATGGTTGAAGGACTACTGTCTATTCAATCAGGTGTCTCCACTATTGCTATCAGTCAAAAACTATCTGTCTTCTTAACACCTACCGAACGGTTGGAATTGAATACTGATGATAAGGCGGGTGGTTCAGGTGAGAAGTAA
- a CDS encoding flagellar motor protein MotB gives MRSKKGRRQEHEEHADESWLLPYADLLTLLLALFIALYGMSMTDAKKFEEMSKAFNVALTGGSGVLDYKSPTPSDSPAEDTPSSSIDTMPKNRSNSKSEQQAAALKQQEQLDLEKLKKQIDQYIQGNGLSNQLNTKLNQSQLMITISDTALFASGSATVKPESRQLGKVISNMLQEFPDYDIIVSGHTDNIPIYNSFYESNWDLSSDRALQFMKVLLLNTNLDPKKFTPVGYGEYHPIVDNRTPINRAMNRRVEVSLIRKYQDNNKLLNITEAKD, from the coding sequence GTGAGAAGTAAAAAGGGTAGAAGACAGGAGCATGAGGAGCATGCAGATGAATCATGGCTACTTCCATATGCTGACCTTCTCACTCTACTTCTAGCTCTCTTTATTGCTCTTTATGGAATGAGTATGACAGATGCCAAGAAGTTCGAGGAGATGAGTAAAGCATTCAACGTTGCCTTGACCGGTGGATCTGGTGTGCTAGATTACAAATCACCAACACCAAGCGATAGTCCTGCGGAGGATACACCCTCATCATCAATCGATACAATGCCTAAGAATCGTTCTAATTCTAAAAGCGAACAACAAGCAGCTGCCCTTAAACAGCAGGAGCAGCTAGACTTAGAGAAGCTAAAGAAGCAGATTGATCAATATATACAGGGCAATGGCTTAAGTAACCAGCTCAATACGAAGCTTAATCAATCTCAATTAATGATTACGATTAGCGATACAGCACTCTTTGCTTCAGGAAGCGCTACGGTTAAGCCTGAATCCAGACAACTAGGTAAGGTAATATCTAATATGCTACAAGAGTTCCCTGACTATGATATCATCGTCTCGGGTCATACCGATAACATTCCGATCTATAATAGTTTTTATGAATCCAACTGGGATCTTAGCTCTGATCGGGCTTTGCAATTCATGAAAGTATTACTGTTGAATACGAACCTCGATCCTAAGAAGTTTACGCCTGTTGGTTATGGAGAATACCATCCGATTGTAGATAATAGAACACCGATTAACCGCGCCATGAACAGACGTGTTGAAGTATCTCTTATTCGTAAGTACCAAGATAATAATAAGCTTCTAAATATTACAGAAGCTAAAGATTAA
- a CDS encoding pseudouridine synthase has product MRINKFISETGFCSRREADKLVDAGKVTINGELALLGSQAELGDDVRISGQPLEAKKEHIYIALNKPLGITCTTERHIQGNIIDFVDHPERIFPIGRLDKDSEGLILLTNDGDIVNQILRSEGKHEKEYIVTVDSVITPSFVRGMSTGVKILGDLTLPCEVTQLSEFVFRIILTEGKNRQIRRMCSAFGYEVRALERVRIMNIRIGEHPVGTWWELTPEDKQELGILLDYDLQ; this is encoded by the coding sequence GTGCGGATAAATAAATTTATTAGTGAGACGGGATTTTGCTCGCGTCGCGAAGCAGATAAGCTCGTAGATGCAGGAAAAGTAACAATCAATGGTGAGTTAGCTCTATTAGGCAGTCAAGCGGAGTTGGGTGATGACGTTCGTATTAGCGGACAACCTTTGGAGGCTAAGAAAGAACATATTTATATTGCTCTTAATAAACCTCTAGGTATTACTTGTACTACGGAGCGGCATATACAAGGAAATATTATCGATTTTGTCGATCATCCGGAGCGGATTTTTCCGATAGGCCGTTTAGATAAAGATTCAGAGGGTCTAATACTGCTAACGAATGATGGAGACATTGTGAACCAGATCTTACGGTCAGAGGGTAAGCATGAGAAAGAATATATTGTAACGGTAGACAGTGTGATTACTCCCTCCTTTGTAAGGGGAATGTCTACAGGTGTGAAGATACTAGGGGATCTGACGCTACCTTGTGAAGTAACACAATTATCAGAGTTCGTATTCCGTATCATTCTTACTGAAGGGAAGAACAGACAGATCAGAAGGATGTGCAGTGCTTTCGGATACGAGGTAAGAGCATTAGAGCGTGTGCGGATTATGAATATACGTATTGGAGAACACCCTGTGGGTACTTGGTGGGAGTTGACGCCTGAGGATAAGCAGGAGCTGGGTATTCTACTTGATTACGATCTGCAATAG
- a CDS encoding 4a-hydroxytetrahydrobiopterin dehydratase — protein sequence MAYMKEDIEVYLSKLDGWELEEERWLVRKYVFSSFMKGIAFVDEVATISEAFDHHPLIHIDYTTVMLRLTSWSEGALTALDFKAAQQYNESFEKMCGSERVREEGKQRKR from the coding sequence ATGGCATATATGAAGGAAGACATTGAAGTATATCTAAGTAAATTAGATGGATGGGAGTTGGAGGAGGAGCGGTGGCTTGTACGCAAATACGTTTTCTCGAGTTTTATGAAGGGAATCGCATTTGTGGACGAAGTTGCGACCATATCCGAAGCGTTTGATCATCATCCATTAATTCATATTGACTATACCACAGTCATGTTACGTCTCACCTCTTGGAGTGAAGGGGCGCTGACTGCTCTCGATTTCAAAGCTGCGCAACAATATAATGAATCTTTTGAGAAAATGTGTGGTAGTGAAAGAGTGAGAGAAGAAGGCAAGCAGAGGAAAAGATAG
- a CDS encoding C40 family peptidase: MNKKLVSSFMGLALLFTIGTGSAFADSKMDTAIAPTLGTSYKNGGVSTSGFDCSGFTMYIFEKLGINLPHQSGSQFGMGTAVDRSDLREGDLVFFNTSGKGVSHVGIYVGDGKFAHASSSNGVIINSLSESYYVSRYIGAKRIMSTDTYEAVAID; this comes from the coding sequence TTGAATAAGAAATTAGTATCTTCATTTATGGGTTTGGCCTTATTATTTACTATTGGAACAGGAAGCGCTTTCGCAGACTCTAAAATGGATACAGCGATTGCTCCAACACTTGGAACCAGTTATAAAAACGGCGGGGTCAGCACAAGCGGCTTCGATTGCTCCGGATTTACAATGTATATTTTTGAGAAACTAGGTATCAATTTGCCACATCAATCTGGTTCACAATTCGGTATGGGTACTGCTGTAGATCGTAGTGATTTACGTGAAGGCGATCTAGTATTCTTTAACACGAGTGGAAAAGGCGTTTCACACGTTGGAATTTATGTTGGTGATGGTAAATTCGCACATGCCTCTTCTTCTAATGGTGTAATTATTAACTCACTTAGCGAAAGCTACTACGTTTCCCGCTACATCGGTGCCAAGAGAATTATGAGTACTGATACATATGAAGCCGTTGCGATTGATTAA
- a CDS encoding C40 family peptidase, translated as MKKKLSAVALSVALALTIGTGSVFADSKLDSVIHPTIGVSYKTAGTSTNGFDCSGFTKYVFQKLGVTLPRQSSSQYQIGDSVSRNAMRPGDLVFFNTFGNGVSHVGIFVGNGKFAHASTSRGVIVSSLNESYYSKRYVGAKRVMSTAKYQATAYN; from the coding sequence TTGAAGAAGAAATTATCCGCCGTAGCACTGAGCGTGGCACTTGCACTAACCATTGGAACTGGAAGCGTATTTGCAGACTCGAAACTGGACTCAGTTATTCATCCTACTATCGGGGTTAGTTACAAGACCGCTGGAACATCCACCAATGGATTTGACTGCTCTGGATTTACCAAATACGTATTTCAAAAACTAGGTGTCACTCTTCCTCGTCAGTCCTCATCACAGTATCAGATAGGTGATTCTGTGTCACGTAATGCGATGAGACCTGGAGACCTTGTCTTCTTTAATACCTTTGGAAATGGTGTATCCCATGTTGGGATATTTGTTGGTAATGGTAAATTCGCACATGCATCTACTTCACGTGGGGTGATCGTTAGCTCTCTCAATGAAAGCTATTACTCCAAACGCTACGTTGGCGCTAAACGTGTGATGAGTACAGCTAAGTATCAAGCTACCGCGTATAACTAA
- a CDS encoding c-type cytochrome, with protein sequence MQKWIMSGLFFAACTIALVLMFTLPGKEEVAEEEKPSMPAVTLDAGAAETLVKANCISCHGDQLEGAVGPNLQNIGATMSAEQIYNIVSKGSGIMPAFKGQLKDEEIANVALWLSEKK encoded by the coding sequence ATGCAAAAATGGATCATGAGCGGTTTGTTTTTCGCAGCGTGTACAATAGCCCTGGTACTTATGTTTACATTGCCAGGTAAAGAAGAAGTAGCGGAAGAAGAAAAACCAAGTATGCCCGCAGTTACCTTAGATGCTGGAGCTGCTGAAACACTGGTTAAAGCCAACTGTATCAGCTGTCATGGCGATCAACTAGAGGGTGCAGTAGGACCGAACTTACAGAACATTGGGGCTACAATGTCGGCGGAACAGATTTATAACATCGTTTCCAAAGGTAGCGGAATTATGCCGGCTTTTAAAGGTCAATTAAAAGATGAAGAAATTGCTAACGTCGCCCTTTGGTTATCTGAGAAAAAGTAA
- a CDS encoding GNAT family N-acetyltransferase: MSNKDEDFIVLPMEISHAQAICDWKFAPPYNIYGWMPWEQMEKLGIEFGDPLLRTAQYVSVMNKSGELCGFAQFFPLEGVTRLGICMHPDLCGQGRGKSFVQSIVHTALLREPQNEIDLEVLTWNKRAIQAYAKSNFIITDCYERLTPDGNKDFYCMVYQQDNT, encoded by the coding sequence ATGAGCAATAAAGATGAAGATTTCATTGTTCTTCCTATGGAGATAAGCCATGCCCAAGCTATTTGTGATTGGAAGTTCGCCCCACCTTACAACATATATGGTTGGATGCCTTGGGAACAAATGGAGAAGCTTGGTATTGAGTTCGGGGACCCTCTTCTCAGAACAGCTCAATATGTATCCGTTATGAACAAGTCTGGGGAGTTATGTGGATTTGCACAGTTCTTTCCATTAGAGGGAGTAACGCGTTTAGGCATCTGTATGCACCCTGATTTGTGTGGCCAAGGAAGGGGTAAATCTTTTGTGCAATCCATTGTTCATACGGCATTGTTACGAGAGCCCCAGAATGAAATAGATCTAGAAGTACTTACTTGGAATAAACGCGCTATTCAAGCCTATGCCAAATCCAACTTCATCATTACTGATTGTTACGAACGACTTACTCCTGATGGTAATAAAGACTTCTACTGTATGGTCTATCAGCAAGATAACACCTAA